The following are encoded in a window of Methylocystis rosea genomic DNA:
- a CDS encoding argininosuccinate synthase yields the protein MTRQKTEIKRVVLAYSGGLDTSIILKWLQTTYGAEVITFTADLGQGEELEPAREKALLLGVKPENIFIEDLREEFVRDYVFPMFRANAQYEGLYLLGTSIARPLIAKKQIEIARKMGADAVCHGATGKGNDQVRFELGYYALEPDITVIAPWREWDFVSRADLIAFAEKNQIPIAKDKRGEAPFSTDANLLHTSSEGKVLEDPTQETPDYVYSRTGNPEDAPDAAQYVTIDFKKGDAVAVDGVKLSPAALLAKLNDLGRLHGIGRLDLVENRFVGMKSRGMYETPGGAILLVAHRGIESLTLDRGAAHLKDELMPRYAELIYNGFWFAPEREMLQAAIDKSQVHVTGRVRIKLYKGSATLVGRESPWSLYDQDLVTFEEGGTYDQRDAEGFIKLNALRLRTLAKRAARGAKQ from the coding sequence ATGACCCGCCAGAAAACAGAAATCAAACGCGTCGTCCTCGCCTATTCCGGGGGGCTCGACACCTCGATCATTCTGAAATGGCTGCAGACGACCTATGGCGCGGAAGTCATCACCTTCACCGCCGATCTCGGTCAGGGCGAGGAGCTCGAGCCCGCGCGCGAGAAGGCGCTGCTTCTGGGCGTCAAGCCTGAAAACATCTTCATCGAGGATCTGCGCGAAGAATTCGTGCGCGATTATGTCTTCCCGATGTTCCGCGCCAACGCCCAATATGAGGGGCTTTATCTGCTTGGCACCTCGATTGCGCGCCCGCTCATCGCTAAGAAGCAGATCGAGATCGCGCGCAAAATGGGCGCCGACGCGGTCTGCCATGGCGCGACCGGCAAGGGCAACGACCAGGTGCGGTTCGAACTCGGCTATTACGCGCTCGAGCCCGATATCACCGTGATCGCGCCGTGGCGCGAATGGGATTTCGTCTCGCGCGCCGATCTCATCGCCTTCGCCGAAAAGAACCAGATCCCGATCGCCAAGGACAAACGCGGCGAAGCGCCGTTCTCGACCGACGCCAATCTTCTGCACACGTCTTCGGAAGGGAAGGTGCTCGAAGATCCGACTCAGGAAACGCCTGATTACGTCTATTCGCGCACCGGCAATCCCGAAGATGCGCCGGACGCGGCGCAATATGTCACGATCGACTTCAAAAAAGGCGACGCCGTCGCGGTGGACGGCGTCAAGCTTTCGCCGGCGGCGCTCCTCGCCAAGCTCAATGATCTGGGGCGTCTTCACGGCATCGGGCGACTCGATCTCGTCGAAAATCGCTTCGTCGGCATGAAGTCGCGCGGCATGTATGAGACGCCCGGCGGCGCGATTCTGCTCGTCGCGCATCGCGGAATCGAAAGCCTGACGCTCGACCGCGGCGCCGCGCATCTCAAAGACGAGCTGATGCCGCGCTACGCCGAACTGATCTATAACGGCTTCTGGTTCGCGCCGGAGCGCGAGATGCTGCAGGCCGCGATCGACAAGAGCCAGGTGCATGTCACGGGCCGCGTGCGCATCAAGCTCTACAAGGGCTCGGCGACGCTCGTCGGTCGCGAAAGCCCCTGGTCGCTTTACGATCAGGACCTTGTCACTTTCGAAGAAGGCGGAACCTACGACCAGCGCGACGCGGAAGGCTTCATCAAGCTCAACGCGCTGCGGCTGCGCACGCTGGCCAAGCGCGCCGCGCGTGGGGCGAAGCAATAA
- a CDS encoding transcriptional repressor: protein MSSRSTKTPTRSKVAGLTPARRRALDILTQANRPVGAYEMIDLMADEEGKRPAPVSVYRALGYLMDNGLAHRLASKNAYIVCGHAHEAEEPVVFIICEQCGEVKEATSPGFARELAALVGAAHFSARTRVVEIAGRCARCEGK from the coding sequence ATGAGCAGCCGTTCGACAAAAACTCCGACACGGTCCAAGGTCGCCGGCCTGACGCCGGCGCGCCGCCGTGCGCTCGACATTCTCACGCAAGCGAACCGCCCGGTCGGCGCTTATGAGATGATCGATCTCATGGCCGACGAAGAAGGCAAGCGCCCCGCGCCCGTCTCTGTCTATCGCGCGCTCGGCTACCTTATGGACAACGGCCTCGCGCATCGGCTTGCGTCAAAAAACGCCTATATCGTCTGCGGCCATGCCCATGAAGCCGAGGAGCCGGTCGTTTTCATCATTTGCGAGCAATGCGGCGAGGTGAAAGAGGCGACGTCGCCCGGATTTGCCCGCGAACTCGCGGCGCTCGTCGGAGCGGCGCATTTCAGCGCCCGCACGCGCGTCGTTGAAATCGCCGGGCGCTGCGCCCGATGCGAAGGCAAATAG
- a CDS encoding TPM domain-containing protein, translated as MQLTADDFERIAEAIRRAEEKTSGEIVCVLARRSSDYAFVPPLWGAFIALASPWPMLLFTQLSPREIFAAQIAIFIVATLVVSWGPVRFFLTPRAVKRARAAREAIEQFFSRGVSATKARTGVLIFVSFAERYARIVADDAIAAKISNDEWQAALDLLLRDLQRERLSDGFVAAIEECARLLARHAPPGASGDELPDKIYVM; from the coding sequence ATGCAGCTCACGGCGGACGACTTCGAGCGCATCGCGGAGGCGATTCGTCGGGCCGAAGAAAAAACCTCCGGCGAGATCGTCTGCGTGCTGGCGCGTCGCTCATCCGATTACGCCTTCGTGCCACCGCTCTGGGGCGCATTTATCGCGCTAGCGTCGCCTTGGCCCATGCTGCTTTTCACCCAACTTTCGCCTCGTGAGATTTTTGCGGCGCAGATCGCCATCTTTATCGTTGCGACGCTCGTCGTTTCCTGGGGACCGGTGCGCTTTTTCCTGACGCCGCGCGCCGTGAAGCGCGCCCGCGCCGCGCGCGAGGCGATTGAGCAGTTTTTCTCGCGCGGCGTCTCCGCCACCAAGGCGCGCACGGGCGTGCTCATTTTCGTCTCATTCGCCGAGCGTTACGCGCGCATCGTCGCGGATGACGCCATCGCCGCAAAGATCAGTAATGACGAATGGCAGGCCGCTCTCGATTTGCTGCTGCGAGACCTGCAACGCGAACGGCTCTCGGACGGCTTTGTCGCGGCGATCGAGGAATGCGCGCGCCTCCTGGCGCGGCATGCGCCGCCCGGCGCGAGCGGCGACGAACTGCCGGATAAAATCTATGTGATGTAG
- a CDS encoding TPM domain-containing protein, protein MRGAVRWLAPLFFLVASLAFAAVNYPPLAGRVVDEADVIPPSTKSAIETKLRDLEDKSGIQLVVASVNSLDGLDVETYANGLFRAWKLGEAKKNNGVLFLVAPNERKMRIEVGYGLEGTLTDALSKIILTSAVAPRFKARDYGAGIERGVEGIIEVLSGDSAEWTKRARGPQSTTFDELSPLIFFALFLFIVVWMARSARGRQRYQRSYRRGGPPFIVLPPSGGFWGDDSRGGWGGGGGFGDGGGFSGGGGSSGGGGASGDW, encoded by the coding sequence ATGCGCGGCGCCGTGCGCTGGCTCGCGCCGCTCTTCTTTCTTGTCGCGTCGCTGGCCTTCGCGGCGGTGAACTATCCGCCACTCGCTGGTCGGGTGGTCGACGAAGCCGATGTCATTCCGCCGTCCACGAAAAGCGCGATCGAGACAAAGCTGAGGGATCTCGAGGATAAATCCGGCATTCAGCTCGTTGTCGCCTCTGTCAATTCGCTGGACGGCCTGGACGTCGAAACCTACGCCAACGGCCTGTTTCGCGCTTGGAAGCTCGGCGAAGCAAAAAAGAACAATGGCGTTCTGTTTCTGGTGGCGCCGAACGAGCGCAAAATGCGCATCGAAGTCGGCTATGGCCTGGAAGGGACGCTCACCGACGCGCTGTCGAAGATCATTTTGACGAGCGCGGTGGCGCCGCGATTCAAAGCGCGAGACTACGGCGCGGGAATCGAACGCGGCGTCGAGGGGATCATCGAGGTGCTCTCCGGCGATTCCGCGGAATGGACAAAACGCGCGCGGGGGCCACAGTCCACGACCTTCGATGAGCTTTCCCCGCTCATTTTTTTCGCTCTTTTTCTGTTCATCGTGGTCTGGATGGCGCGTAGCGCGCGCGGCCGGCAACGGTACCAGCGGAGTTACAGGCGCGGCGGCCCCCCTTTCATCGTCTTGCCCCCGAGCGGCGGCTTCTGGGGGGATGATTCTCGCGGCGGGTGGGGAGGGGGAGGCGGTTTCGGAGACGGCGGCGGCTTTTCCGGCGGCGGCGGCTCATCGGGTGGCGGCGGCGCTTCGGGGGATTGGTGA
- a CDS encoding lytic transglycosylase domain-containing protein has protein sequence MRLFRRAAAFVAIGALPLAGCAPQESPVASAPAAYEEAAKATELTGQDALHARISHYARIYDIPESLIHRSIRRESNYNPHARHGPYWGLMQIRHDTARHMGYQGPASGLLDADTNLAFAVPYLANAYKVSGGDEGRAIKLYAGGYYYEAKRKRMLDELVTSASQ, from the coding sequence ATGAGACTATTCCGCCGAGCCGCCGCCTTTGTCGCCATTGGCGCTCTGCCGCTCGCGGGCTGCGCGCCGCAGGAGTCGCCCGTCGCGTCAGCTCCCGCCGCCTATGAAGAGGCCGCTAAGGCGACCGAACTCACCGGCCAGGACGCGCTGCATGCGCGAATTTCCCATTACGCCCGCATCTACGACATTCCGGAATCGCTCATTCATCGCTCGATCCGCCGAGAGAGCAATTACAATCCCCACGCCCGCCATGGACCCTATTGGGGGCTGATGCAGATCCGTCACGACACGGCGCGGCACATGGGCTATCAGGGCCCAGCGAGCGGTCTTCTCGACGCCGACACCAATCTTGCGTTCGCGGTGCCTTACCTCGCCAACGCCTATAAGGTCAGCGGCGGCGACGAAGGCCGGGCGATCAAGCTTTACGCCGGCGGTTACTACTACGAGGCGAAGCGCAAGCGGATGCTCGACGAGCTGGTGACGTCCGCCTCTCAGTGA
- a CDS encoding type II toxin-antitoxin system VapC family toxin, translating into MTLVDTNIFIDLLTHDSNWFEASQQALERRMSLGAILIVDAVFAELATGFTAEADCSDFLGALGAEHSTMSRQALWRAGQAFRDYRIRGGAKTNVLADFFIGAQAETLGAPLLTRDVARYRTYFPEVAIVTPG; encoded by the coding sequence TTGACGCTTGTCGACACCAATATCTTCATCGACCTGCTGACGCATGATTCCAATTGGTTTGAAGCGTCGCAGCAGGCGCTCGAACGAAGAATGTCGCTTGGAGCGATCTTGATCGTCGATGCCGTCTTTGCGGAACTGGCGACCGGCTTTACGGCCGAAGCCGATTGTTCCGACTTTTTAGGCGCGCTCGGGGCTGAACATTCCACAATGTCGCGTCAAGCCCTCTGGCGCGCCGGGCAGGCGTTTCGCGACTATCGGATACGCGGCGGCGCCAAGACGAATGTACTGGCGGATTTCTTTATCGGCGCGCAGGCGGAAACTCTCGGCGCTCCCCTGCTGACCCGAGACGTTGCGCGTTATCGAACGTATTTCCCGGAGGTCGCGATTGTAACGCCCGGCTGA
- the purD gene encoding phosphoribosylamine--glycine ligase: MNVLLIGSGGREHAISNALTKSPLLTGLYIAPGNPGTARVGDNVDLDVANHPAVIDFCRDAGIALVVVGPEQPLIGGLVDELEKHGILAFGPTQAAAQLEGSKGFTKDLCRDYGIPTASYARFAALEPALHYLREQGAPIVVKADGLAAGKGVVVARTLEEAERAVQAMFAGAFGLSGAEVVIEECLEGEEASFFAICDGVRALPFTAAQDHKRVGDGDTGPNTGGMGAYSPASVVTPEIEARVMAEIIEPTMRAMRDKGAPFKGVLYAGLMLTQDGPKLIEYNCRFGDPEAQVILPRFEGDLLELMLDAARGESPSHRPRFSPLAALTVVLAAKNYPGTPMTGSEIRNLECAEAVEDVAITHAGTREEGGRLLAAGGRVLNVTALGESVAEAQARAYAAVDLIDWPGGFCRRDIGWREVAREREAS, translated from the coding sequence ATGAATGTTCTTCTGATCGGATCGGGCGGTCGCGAGCATGCGATCTCCAATGCGCTAACGAAAAGCCCGCTGCTGACGGGGCTCTATATCGCCCCAGGCAATCCGGGGACGGCTCGCGTGGGAGATAACGTCGATCTCGACGTCGCCAACCACCCCGCCGTGATCGACTTTTGTCGCGATGCGGGAATTGCGCTCGTCGTTGTCGGACCCGAGCAGCCGCTGATCGGCGGTCTCGTCGACGAACTGGAGAAGCACGGGATCCTCGCCTTCGGGCCAACTCAGGCGGCGGCTCAGCTTGAAGGGTCCAAGGGTTTTACAAAGGATTTGTGTCGCGACTACGGGATTCCGACCGCGAGCTATGCGCGATTTGCTGCGCTCGAGCCGGCGCTACACTATCTGCGTGAGCAGGGCGCGCCGATCGTCGTCAAGGCGGACGGGCTCGCCGCCGGCAAAGGCGTCGTCGTGGCTCGGACGCTCGAGGAAGCGGAACGCGCCGTGCAGGCGATGTTCGCGGGCGCTTTTGGACTCTCGGGCGCGGAGGTGGTCATCGAGGAATGTCTTGAAGGCGAAGAGGCGTCGTTCTTTGCGATTTGCGACGGCGTTCGCGCGCTGCCGTTCACGGCCGCCCAGGATCATAAGCGGGTTGGCGACGGCGACACGGGGCCGAACACAGGCGGCATGGGCGCCTACTCGCCGGCTTCAGTGGTGACGCCAGAAATAGAAGCGCGCGTGATGGCCGAGATCATCGAGCCCACGATGCGCGCCATGCGCGACAAGGGCGCGCCGTTCAAGGGCGTGCTCTACGCCGGACTCATGCTGACACAGGACGGGCCAAAGCTGATCGAATACAATTGCCGTTTCGGCGACCCCGAGGCGCAGGTCATTCTGCCCCGTTTCGAGGGCGATCTTCTCGAGCTGATGCTTGACGCCGCGCGGGGCGAATCGCCTTCGCACCGACCGCGGTTTTCGCCGCTCGCGGCGCTGACGGTGGTGCTGGCGGCGAAAAACTATCCGGGAACGCCAATGACCGGCTCGGAAATTCGCAATTTGGAGTGCGCCGAAGCCGTCGAGGACGTCGCCATCACCCACGCCGGCACGCGCGAAGAAGGCGGACGACTCCTCGCTGCCGGGGGTCGCGTGCTGAATGTCACGGCGTTAGGCGAAAGCGTCGCCGAAGCTCAGGCGCGCGCTTACGCGGCGGTCGACCTCATCGATTGGCCGGGCGGCTTTTGCCGCCGCGACATCGGCTGGCGGGAAGTCGCGCGCGAACGAGAGGCCTCATGA
- the lptC gene encoding LPS export ABC transporter periplasmic protein LptC, translating to MTDVLPAPSARDRLGGLVAPRQSAFPEALRHTTRVAHLRRWILWGAGGVVGIVGLGLLISSLRFLPADLSLARVALKGSRIVIESPKLVGYRKDGRPYEVRALVGTQDLAKPDVFELDQLEVRVENAKDNSIVLSAAKGVYNRKADRADMTGGVNIHEDNNFDMRLESAVMDFKDSVMTSDKPVLLKIDGGEVTAQSVEFSQKDRHATFAGGVHSVLYGEGDAPSQTSGAAIKD from the coding sequence ATGACCGACGTCTTGCCGGCGCCCAGCGCTCGCGATCGCCTGGGCGGCCTTGTTGCGCCGCGCCAGAGCGCCTTTCCGGAGGCGCTGCGCCACACGACGCGCGTTGCGCACCTGCGCCGCTGGATCCTTTGGGGGGCAGGCGGCGTCGTTGGAATTGTCGGCCTCGGCCTTCTGATCAGCTCGCTGCGCTTTCTGCCCGCCGATCTGAGCTTGGCGCGCGTCGCGCTCAAGGGGTCCCGCATCGTCATCGAGAGCCCCAAGCTCGTCGGCTATCGCAAGGACGGACGTCCCTACGAGGTGCGCGCGCTCGTGGGCACGCAGGATCTGGCGAAGCCTGATGTTTTCGAACTCGATCAGCTCGAGGTCCGGGTCGAGAACGCCAAGGACAATTCCATAGTCCTGTCGGCGGCGAAGGGCGTCTACAACAGGAAAGCCGATCGGGCCGATATGACCGGCGGCGTCAACATCCACGAAGACAACAACTTCGATATGCGGCTCGAGTCGGCGGTAATGGATTTCAAGGACAGCGTGATGACGTCCGACAAGCCCGTGCTGTTGAAGATCGACGGCGGCGAGGTCACCGCGCAATCTGTTGAGTTTTCCCAAAAGGACCGCCACGCGACTTTCGCGGGCGGCGTCCATTCGGTGCTATACGGTGAGGGCGATGCGCCTTCGCAAACGTCCGGCGCTGCGATCAAGGACTAA
- the lptA gene encoding lipopolysaccharide transport periplasmic protein LptA — protein sequence MRRHLFVLPLAALVAATPASAAGRSGGILPGASAKDPLNIDAGKLDYFEKEQKLIYSGSVIVTNGPSTLKASRLIIFLEGKGGGQPAATTNDRVKHIDAEGPVTLVSKDQIGTGDRGSYDKAENKVYLIGNVTLTQAENIVKGDKLVYDVATGMATVQGGAAQGGRVRSTFTPKNQ from the coding sequence ATGCGCCGCCACCTCTTCGTTCTTCCCCTAGCTGCGCTCGTCGCCGCGACGCCGGCCAGCGCCGCAGGCCGCTCGGGCGGCATTCTGCCGGGCGCCTCCGCCAAGGATCCGCTCAACATCGACGCGGGCAAGCTCGATTATTTCGAGAAGGAGCAGAAGCTCATCTACTCCGGCAGCGTCATCGTCACGAATGGGCCCTCGACGCTGAAGGCCTCGCGCCTCATCATTTTTCTCGAGGGAAAGGGCGGGGGACAACCCGCCGCGACGACCAACGACCGCGTCAAACATATCGACGCCGAAGGTCCGGTGACGCTGGTTTCAAAGGACCAGATCGGCACGGGCGATCGGGGCAGCTACGACAAGGCCGAAAACAAGGTTTATCTCATCGGCAACGTCACGCTCACCCAGGCCGAGAACATCGTGAAGGGCGACAAGCTCGTCTATGACGTGGCGACCGGCATGGCGACCGTGCAGGGCGGCGCGGCCCAGGGGGGGCGGGTGCGCAGCACCTTCACCCCGAAAAACCAATAA
- a CDS encoding AbrB/MazE/SpoVT family DNA-binding domain-containing protein, translating into MSTKVTIKGQVTLPKAVREAAGIRPGDRVSVRARPEGGVLVERSDAAQADPAALKAARGKIERALAALDRKGVKFRTTTDEWMRLLRGDD; encoded by the coding sequence ATGAGCACAAAAGTCACCATAAAGGGCCAGGTCACCTTGCCAAAGGCCGTACGCGAAGCGGCCGGCATCCGGCCCGGCGACCGCGTCAGCGTGCGCGCAAGGCCGGAGGGCGGCGTGCTGGTGGAGCGAAGTGATGCAGCTCAGGCGGACCCCGCGGCGCTGAAGGCGGCGAGGGGCAAGATCGAGCGGGCGCTCGCCGCGCTGGATCGCAAGGGCGTGAAATTTCGAACGACGACTGACGAGTGGATGCGTCTCCTGCGGGGCGACGATTGA
- a CDS encoding ribonuclease D — translation MTIRLHQGDLPEGIGAGAIVAIDTETLGLNPHRDRLCLAQLSFGDGNAELVQFGRGQTRAPNLERLLADPAILKLFHFARFDIGILAKTFGFVPAPVYCTKIASKLARTYTDRHGLKDLVRELLGVEISKQQQSSDWGAPILTDAQQTYAASDVLYLHQLKDKLDAMLAREGRAELAQACFDFLPARARLDLAGWPETDIFAHE, via the coding sequence ATGACCATCCGCCTCCACCAGGGCGATCTCCCCGAGGGGATCGGCGCTGGCGCCATTGTCGCGATCGACACCGAGACTCTAGGCCTCAATCCGCATCGTGACCGTCTGTGCCTGGCGCAGCTCTCCTTCGGCGACGGGAACGCCGAGCTCGTCCAGTTCGGGCGCGGTCAAACGCGCGCTCCAAATCTTGAGCGCCTGCTCGCAGATCCGGCCATTCTGAAGCTCTTCCATTTCGCCCGTTTCGACATCGGCATCTTGGCCAAGACCTTCGGCTTCGTTCCGGCGCCGGTCTATTGCACCAAGATCGCCTCCAAGCTCGCCCGCACCTATACGGACCGGCATGGCCTCAAGGATCTCGTGCGCGAGCTTCTTGGCGTCGAGATTTCGAAGCAGCAGCAGTCGTCGGACTGGGGCGCCCCGATCCTTACCGACGCGCAGCAGACCTATGCGGCGTCGGACGTCCTTTATCTGCATCAGCTCAAGGACAAGCTCGACGCCATGCTGGCCCGCGAGGGCCGCGCCGAACTGGCGCAGGCTTGTTTCGACTTTCTGCCCGCCCGCGCCCGGCTCGACCTCGCCGGCTGGCCGGAAACCGATATTTTCGCCCATGAGTAA
- a CDS encoding DUF3175 domain-containing protein, with protein sequence MAPRQPKSRAPAKSSKTATNYWSGEVTSHSNALDLDAGVFTWDDPVKIARSLKRSAEASERRKADPFRSAMSMLTFYINRAGKDLPDARRQVLEQAKDELRKAFGRTSQ encoded by the coding sequence ATGGCGCCAAGGCAGCCGAAAAGCCGCGCGCCGGCAAAAAGTTCAAAGACCGCGACCAACTACTGGTCGGGCGAGGTCACGAGCCACAGCAACGCGCTCGATCTCGACGCGGGGGTGTTCACATGGGACGACCCCGTGAAGATCGCCCGCTCCCTGAAGCGGTCGGCGGAGGCGAGCGAGCGGCGCAAAGCGGACCCGTTCCGTTCCGCTATGTCGATGCTGACCTTCTACATCAACCGGGCCGGCAAGGATTTGCCCGACGCGCGCCGACAGGTGCTGGAGCAGGCGAAGGACGAACTGCGGAAGGCGTTTGGGCGGACGTCCCAATGA
- a CDS encoding lysine-2,3-aminomutase-like protein: MRAPSRTLTSIADLVDARLMSEVNGLDRVAQRYSIAVTPEIVALIDRDDPNDPIARQFIPDLREAATTPQERADPIGDDAHSPLPGLVHRYPDRVLLKLLSVCPVYCRFCFRRETVGRGKGDLLPERHVAAALDYIARRPQIFEVILTGGDPLMLSARRLGAVSRRLAEIPHVRLLRVHTRAPTVAPDLVTSDRLAALRESGKTLFVALHVNHARELTEPARAAIAQLREAGAVLLSQTVLLKGVNDNVDVLERLMRDLAGLGVRPYYLHHPDLAPGTAHFRLSLAAGRRIYEDLSRRVTSVALPAYVLDIPGGFGKARVAEGSAAPDGRGGWTVVDRNGDKRSYRDELEPPQD, encoded by the coding sequence ATGCGCGCGCCGTCGCGCACGCTTACCTCGATCGCCGATCTGGTTGACGCGCGCCTCATGAGCGAGGTCAACGGTCTCGATCGGGTGGCGCAGCGCTACAGCATCGCCGTCACGCCGGAGATCGTGGCGCTGATCGACCGTGACGATCCGAATGATCCGATTGCGCGGCAATTTATCCCCGATCTTCGCGAGGCCGCGACGACGCCGCAGGAACGCGCCGATCCCATCGGCGACGACGCCCATTCGCCGCTTCCGGGGCTCGTGCATCGCTATCCCGACCGCGTGCTCCTAAAGCTGCTGTCCGTCTGTCCCGTCTACTGCCGTTTTTGTTTTCGGCGCGAGACGGTTGGTCGCGGGAAAGGCGATCTGCTGCCCGAGCGTCACGTCGCGGCGGCGCTCGACTATATCGCGCGGCGACCGCAGATTTTCGAAGTGATCCTCACCGGCGGCGATCCGTTGATGCTGTCGGCGCGTCGACTCGGCGCCGTGTCGCGCCGGCTTGCCGAGATTCCGCATGTGCGGCTGTTGCGCGTCCATACGCGCGCGCCGACGGTCGCGCCCGATCTCGTGACGAGCGATCGGCTTGCCGCGCTTCGCGAGAGCGGCAAGACGCTGTTCGTCGCCTTGCATGTCAATCATGCGCGCGAATTGACCGAACCGGCGCGCGCGGCGATCGCGCAGTTGCGCGAGGCCGGCGCAGTCCTTCTCTCCCAGACCGTGCTGCTCAAGGGCGTCAATGACAACGTCGACGTCTTGGAGCGGCTGATGCGCGATTTGGCAGGTTTGGGCGTTCGGCCCTATTATCTGCACCATCCAGATCTCGCGCCGGGGACCGCGCATTTTCGGCTCAGCCTCGCGGCGGGCAGGAGAATCTACGAAGACCTGTCGCGCCGCGTGACCAGCGTTGCGCTGCCGGCCTATGTGCTCGACATTCCCGGCGGGTTCGGCAAAGCGCGGGTCGCCGAGGGCTCCGCCGCGCCGGATGGGCGGGGGGGGTGGAC
- the ettA gene encoding energy-dependent translational throttle protein EttA translates to MARQFIYHMQGLSKTYPGGKKVLENINLSFYPDAKIGVLGVNGSGKSTLLRIMAGADKEYSGEGFVAEGARVGYLPQEPQLDPTLDVRGNVMLGVADKKAILDRYNDLAMNYSDETADEMTKLQDEIEAKGLWDLDSQVDQAMDALGCPPDDADVTKLSGGERRRVALCKLLLEQPEMLLLDEPTNHLDAETVNWLEGHLRQYPGAILIVTHDRYFLDNVTGWILELDRGRGIPYEGNYTSWLKQKQKRLAQESSEDKARQRALEAESEWIAASPKARQAKSKARIQRYEELVAKQNDKAPTTAQIVIPVAERLGDNVIDFDHLSKGYGDTLLIDDLSFKLPPGGIVGVIGPNGAGKTTLFRMITGQEKPDNGTIEIGDSVQLGYVDQSRDALHANKSVWEEISDGNEVIYLGKREINSRAYCSAFNFKGADQQKKVGQLSGGERNRVHLAKMLKSGANVLLLDEPTNDLDVDTLRALEEALVDFAGCAVIISHDRFFLDRIATHILAYEGDSHVEWFEGNFADYEEDKKRRLGIDSVIPHRLKYKKFAR, encoded by the coding sequence ATGGCGCGGCAGTTCATCTATCACATGCAGGGCCTCAGCAAGACCTATCCGGGCGGCAAGAAGGTCTTGGAGAACATCAATCTCTCCTTTTATCCCGACGCGAAGATCGGCGTTCTCGGCGTCAACGGCTCCGGCAAATCGACGCTGCTGCGCATTATGGCAGGCGCCGACAAGGAATATTCTGGCGAGGGCTTCGTCGCCGAGGGCGCGCGGGTCGGCTATCTGCCGCAGGAGCCGCAGCTCGACCCGACGCTCGACGTGCGCGGCAATGTCATGCTTGGCGTCGCCGACAAGAAGGCCATTCTCGATCGCTACAACGATCTCGCCATGAATTATTCGGACGAGACCGCCGACGAGATGACTAAGCTCCAGGACGAAATCGAGGCCAAAGGTCTTTGGGACTTGGACAGCCAGGTCGATCAGGCGATGGACGCGCTTGGCTGCCCGCCGGACGACGCTGACGTCACCAAGCTTTCGGGCGGCGAGCGGCGTCGCGTCGCACTGTGCAAATTGCTGCTCGAACAGCCGGAAATGCTGCTCCTCGACGAACCGACGAACCATCTCGACGCTGAAACCGTCAACTGGCTCGAAGGACATCTGCGCCAGTATCCCGGCGCAATCCTGATCGTCACCCACGACCGCTATTTCTTGGACAATGTCACCGGATGGATATTGGAGCTCGATCGCGGTCGCGGCATCCCTTACGAGGGCAATTACACCAGCTGGCTGAAGCAAAAGCAGAAGCGACTGGCTCAGGAATCCTCCGAGGACAAGGCGCGCCAGCGGGCGCTTGAAGCCGAGAGCGAGTGGATCGCCGCTTCGCCAAAGGCGCGGCAGGCCAAAAGCAAGGCGCGCATTCAGCGCTATGAGGAACTCGTCGCCAAGCAGAACGACAAGGCGCCGACGACCGCGCAGATCGTCATTCCGGTGGCCGAACGCCTCGGCGACAATGTCATCGACTTCGACCATCTGTCGAAAGGCTATGGCGACACGCTTCTGATCGACGATCTCTCCTTCAAACTGCCGCCCGGGGGCATCGTCGGGGTGATCGGGCCGAACGGCGCCGGCAAGACGACGCTGTTTCGCATGATCACCGGACAAGAGAAGCCCGACAACGGGACGATCGAGATCGGCGACAGCGTGCAGCTCGGCTATGTCGACCAGTCGCGCGACGCGCTGCACGCCAACAAGTCCGTCTGGGAGGAAATCTCGGACGGCAATGAGGTGATCTATCTCGGCAAGCGCGAGATCAACAGCCGCGCCTATTGCTCGGCCTTCAATTTCAAGGGCGCCGATCAGCAAAAGAAGGTCGGTCAGCTTTCAGGCGGCGAGCGCAACCGCGTGCACCTCGCCAAGATGCTGAAGAGCGGCGCCAATGTGTTGCTGCTCGACGAGCCGACCAACGATCTCGACGTCGACACGCTGCGCGCGCTCGAAGAGGCGCTCGTCGATTTCGCCGGCTGCGCCGTCATCATCTCGCATGACCGCTTTTTCCTGGACCGCATCGCGACGCATATTCTCGCCTATGAAGGCGACAGCCATGTCGAATGGTTCGAAGGCAACTTCGCCGATTACGAAGAGGATAAGAAGCGGCGCCTCGGGATCGACAGCGTCATTCCGCACCGGCTGAAATATAAGAAGTTCGCGCGGTGA